The Besnoitia besnoiti strain Bb-Ger1 chromosome Unknown contig00172, whole genome shotgun sequence region cggttagaccctgagcacctttacatcccttaaatcatatacaggatcaaatcttccttgagcgactcgacaggcactagagatagcgtgaaagctcttttgatttccatgaacggagttacatattagattctcttcgctcccatggtatttagtaagttaacattgaaacgtatccagtgtaaagtttgaacgtaatccagctttaccttctatgttgttatgttaaccaaataagtttcatcgttgttgatatttcattgacatgttgataacataaatactaacaaaccaccggttttggatgggattacttttaacaccgcataatatgctaaaaagtaccattcaggtacgatatgaagcggagttacaaaccggttcactggtatggagttatctgggtgcgataattcaatcaaaccaaaagccgtttgtaagaaaattaaaccaattagataggatagacatttagcatcggtcattaacatatgaggatagaaggctactttaagtgcggaatcaatacctgcagggttactagaaccatttaaatgtaaatagaagatgtgtaatacaattagaatgcaacctacaaaaggtaatataaagtgcaatacaaagaatcgttttaatgttacatcagatacatagtatccaccgagtaaccaaggtactaaatatggtattggagaaaggagattagtaatgactgtagcaccccagaaactcatctgtccccatggtagtacataaccgaggaaagcagtggctatagtaagtagatataaaactaaaccag contains the following coding sequences:
- a CDS encoding cytochrome b (encoded by transcript BESB_032370); protein product: MFAWKLEDGIVIKRQVVLDTESMSVNIGCHHGYSYGITLAFRYTSEASCAFASVQHLVREVAAGWEFRMLHATTASFVFLCILIHMSRGMYNSSYSYLTTAWMSGLVLYLLTIATAFLGYVLPWGQMSFWGATVITNLLSPIPYLVPWLLGGYYVSDVTLKRFFVLHFILPFVGCILIVLHIFYLHLNGSSNPAGIDSALKVAFYPHMLMTDAKCLSYLIGLIFLQTAFGLIELSHPDNSIPVNRFVTPLHIVPEWYFLAYYAVLKVIPSKTGGLLVFMLSTCQ